A DNA window from Luteolibacter luteus contains the following coding sequences:
- a CDS encoding discoidin domain-containing protein: MRESVLDDFSSAGGWRAFASGEAEMHISVEGGALRLDFDFHGGGGFVVARKEFSRRMPADYAFAFRVRGSAPKNKLEFKLADPSGKNVWRWQEEEFDFREQPRELHLHGSGISFAWGPAGGGAIRELGAIEFVLSAGPGGKGTIWIDQFRFQDRTLRRKPRITTSSSARGSNPLALLAAHPGAGWKSLTDDAEPWLSIDFHEPREYGGLIIDWLPRPARRAFTVQSSDDGKQWRDLHSARDARGSRSFIHLSLTRSRFLRIVFGVPCPGVKRLSVQSFAFSKTLIETFHAVASASTRGYYPRYLYREQSYWTCAGGPDGITCALINEEGMVEPDKGSFSLEPFLKRNGDLITWADARRSVEMEKDGLPIPTSSWTMEQMRLSTTAFATGKGAASVLFVRYRVSNLTEEACRVTLFVAARPFQVNPPWQEWKHLGGVSKISRLAWKNDVLWVNGGKAVVPLARPSSIGMASFEQGSVTEHLAAGTLPDQTEVEDDFGFASAAMGFSLKIPAGGHRDIFVAVPFGEKNSARQVASVARLDGGAQFAEALRDLGKRLDAVSFRFPRAMARDAADTFKTAAGQILINRDGPALQPGPRRYTRSWIRDGVIMGAALLRAGESLALPEFLRWYAPFQRPSGFVPCCVDRNGPDWLVEHDSHGQLIYGVRECYRFSGDLSFLKEMWPHVRKAARFIERLRARRMTAEYLAPDKKDRYGLLPESASHEGYLAHPVHSYWDDFWALRGLLDAAAIATRLGKRKDSEAFEDLARALRESIRASIRIVIAEKKLNYIPGSVEWADFDPTATSNAISLLHAADDMPSEQLDAMFDLFVRDFRRKHSGEMEWNNYTAYEIRIVGALVRLGRREEAVELMERFLDDRRPLRWNQWPEISWRDPRSPGHLGDVPHTWIAAEYMLAFASMFAWERESDDALVLASGVSHDWLGRRNGISVKGLRTWYGPLDLTLKPGDVMTVEIGGNLDMPEGGFVLRPPCPAPIRSVTVNGKPAAAFSADEVIVREFPAKVLLSFHPLP, from the coding sequence ATGAGAGAATCCGTGCTCGATGACTTTTCCTCTGCCGGGGGCTGGCGTGCTTTTGCCTCCGGAGAGGCCGAGATGCACATTTCAGTGGAGGGAGGGGCCTTGAGGTTGGATTTCGATTTCCACGGCGGAGGCGGTTTTGTGGTGGCCCGCAAGGAGTTCTCCCGGCGCATGCCTGCCGACTACGCATTTGCCTTCCGGGTTCGCGGGAGCGCACCGAAGAACAAGCTGGAATTCAAGCTGGCAGATCCGTCGGGAAAGAACGTGTGGCGCTGGCAGGAAGAGGAGTTTGATTTCCGCGAGCAGCCACGCGAGCTCCATCTCCACGGCAGCGGCATCAGCTTTGCGTGGGGTCCGGCGGGTGGCGGGGCGATCCGCGAGCTGGGAGCGATCGAGTTCGTGTTAAGCGCGGGCCCGGGCGGGAAGGGGACGATTTGGATCGATCAATTCCGTTTCCAAGACCGGACACTGAGGAGGAAGCCGAGGATCACAACCTCCAGCTCGGCTCGTGGATCGAATCCCTTGGCTTTGCTTGCCGCTCATCCCGGAGCGGGCTGGAAGAGCCTCACCGATGATGCGGAGCCTTGGCTGAGCATCGATTTCCATGAGCCTCGCGAGTATGGTGGCTTGATCATCGACTGGCTGCCCCGGCCCGCTAGGCGCGCCTTTACGGTTCAGTCTTCGGACGACGGCAAGCAGTGGAGAGATCTTCATTCCGCACGCGATGCCCGTGGTTCGCGGAGCTTTATACACCTTTCGCTTACTCGGTCCCGCTTCCTGAGAATCGTCTTTGGTGTCCCCTGCCCGGGCGTGAAACGCTTGTCGGTCCAGTCCTTCGCTTTTTCGAAGACACTGATCGAAACCTTTCATGCGGTCGCCTCGGCAAGTACGCGGGGTTATTACCCGCGCTACCTTTATCGCGAGCAAAGCTATTGGACCTGTGCCGGGGGACCTGATGGCATCACCTGTGCCTTGATCAATGAAGAGGGCATGGTGGAGCCGGATAAAGGTTCCTTCTCGCTTGAGCCCTTTCTGAAGCGCAATGGCGACCTGATCACTTGGGCGGATGCCCGGCGTTCGGTGGAAATGGAGAAGGACGGCCTGCCGATTCCCACATCGTCCTGGACCATGGAGCAGATGAGACTGTCAACCACCGCCTTTGCTACCGGGAAGGGGGCGGCGTCCGTTCTATTCGTCCGCTACCGTGTGAGCAATCTCACCGAGGAGGCTTGCCGGGTGACTTTGTTCGTCGCGGCCCGCCCGTTCCAAGTCAATCCGCCTTGGCAGGAATGGAAGCATCTTGGGGGTGTCAGCAAGATCAGCCGCCTCGCATGGAAAAATGATGTCCTATGGGTGAATGGCGGGAAGGCCGTGGTGCCGCTGGCTAGGCCCTCGTCGATCGGCATGGCTTCCTTCGAGCAAGGATCGGTGACTGAACACCTGGCAGCCGGCACCTTGCCCGATCAGACGGAGGTCGAAGATGATTTCGGCTTTGCCTCCGCGGCCATGGGCTTCTCACTGAAGATCCCTGCGGGCGGGCATCGGGACATTTTTGTCGCGGTGCCTTTTGGCGAAAAGAATAGCGCGCGACAGGTCGCTAGCGTGGCTCGCCTTGATGGGGGAGCTCAATTCGCTGAGGCCCTCCGCGATTTGGGCAAAAGGTTGGATGCCGTGAGTTTCCGCTTCCCCCGAGCGATGGCGCGGGATGCGGCAGATACCTTCAAGACTGCTGCTGGACAAATCCTCATCAATCGGGATGGTCCCGCGTTGCAGCCCGGACCGCGTCGCTACACCCGTTCTTGGATCCGTGATGGCGTGATCATGGGTGCGGCCCTGCTGCGCGCGGGAGAAAGTTTGGCCTTGCCGGAGTTCCTCCGCTGGTATGCGCCCTTTCAGCGGCCCTCGGGCTTCGTTCCCTGTTGCGTTGATCGCAACGGTCCGGACTGGCTTGTTGAACACGATAGCCACGGGCAGCTCATCTATGGAGTGCGCGAGTGCTATCGGTTCAGTGGCGATCTCTCTTTCCTGAAGGAAATGTGGCCGCATGTGCGAAAGGCCGCGCGGTTCATCGAGCGGCTTCGTGCCCGCCGGATGACTGCGGAGTATCTGGCTCCCGACAAGAAGGATCGCTACGGCCTGCTGCCGGAATCTGCGAGCCACGAAGGCTATCTGGCGCACCCGGTGCACTCCTATTGGGATGATTTCTGGGCTCTTCGCGGATTGCTCGATGCCGCAGCGATTGCGACTCGCTTGGGGAAGAGGAAGGACTCTGAAGCTTTTGAGGATCTTGCCCGTGCCCTTAGAGAATCGATCCGCGCGTCCATCCGCATCGTTATCGCGGAGAAGAAGCTCAATTACATTCCTGGCTCGGTCGAATGGGCGGACTTCGATCCCACCGCGACTTCCAATGCGATCTCCTTGCTCCATGCGGCGGATGACATGCCATCGGAGCAGCTTGATGCGATGTTCGATCTTTTCGTTCGCGACTTCCGGCGGAAGCACAGCGGAGAGATGGAGTGGAACAATTACACTGCCTACGAGATCCGGATCGTCGGTGCCTTGGTGAGGCTCGGAAGAAGGGAAGAGGCCGTCGAGTTGATGGAGCGATTTCTCGATGACAGGCGTCCCTTACGCTGGAACCAGTGGCCGGAAATCTCTTGGAGGGATCCCCGTAGTCCGGGACACCTCGGAGACGTGCCCCATACATGGATCGCGGCTGAGTATATGCTCGCCTTTGCCAGCATGTTCGCATGGGAGCGCGAATCCGATGATGCCTTGGTCCTCGCGTCCGGAGTTTCCCACGACTGGCTGGGACGTAGAAATGGGATCTCGGTCAAAGGGCTAAGGACCTGGTATGGGCCGCTCGATCTGACCTTGAAGCCGGGAGATGTCATGACGGTTGAGATCGGAGGGAATCTCGATATGCCCGAAGGGGGCTTTGTCCTGCGTCCGCCTTGTCCGGCTCCGATCCGATCGGTCACGGTAAACGGAAAGCCTGCTGCGGCCTTTAGTGCCGACGAAGTGATCGTCCGCGAATTTCCAGCCAAGGTGCTTCTCTCCTTTCATCCTTTGCCATGA
- a CDS encoding LOG family protein has product MTNPGSNFGQSDIIRLGDEDATVAVLERAIIGMWDSVNELTRLRRTFRSNYRVTIFGSARLQPGTSAYESVKQLAAGLTEMGCDIISGGGPGLMQAANEGALSVDPDALHRSVGIRIDLPFEQAVNPYVGKAYGHGTFFSRLHHFMIASDAFVVVPGGIGTLLEMSLAWQLLQVRRLYNTPLILVGKMWGELVNWSREWMLQEGQALASPEDLDIPLCAGSVEETIELLRARREEWLRSQGRPDERSIPS; this is encoded by the coding sequence ATGACCAACCCAGGTAGCAACTTCGGCCAGTCCGATATCATTCGCCTTGGCGATGAGGACGCCACCGTAGCGGTGCTCGAGCGAGCGATCATCGGAATGTGGGATTCCGTGAACGAGCTGACGCGCTTGCGCCGGACGTTCCGTTCCAATTACCGCGTCACCATTTTCGGGTCGGCCCGCCTTCAGCCGGGCACGTCTGCCTATGAGAGCGTGAAGCAGCTCGCGGCTGGGCTGACGGAAATGGGTTGCGATATCATTAGCGGCGGCGGTCCGGGCCTCATGCAGGCAGCCAATGAAGGAGCGCTCTCGGTAGATCCGGACGCATTGCACCGGTCCGTGGGAATCCGCATCGATCTGCCATTCGAGCAGGCGGTGAACCCTTACGTCGGCAAGGCCTACGGGCATGGTACCTTCTTCTCCCGGCTGCATCATTTCATGATCGCGTCGGATGCCTTTGTAGTGGTGCCTGGCGGGATCGGGACACTCTTGGAGATGTCGCTCGCTTGGCAATTGCTCCAAGTACGCCGCCTCTACAACACCCCCCTGATTCTCGTCGGGAAGATGTGGGGTGAATTGGTGAACTGGAGCCGCGAGTGGATGCTTCAAGAGGGGCAAGCGCTCGCAAGTCCCGAGGACCTTGACATTCCGCTGTGCGCGGGGTCCGTGGAAGAAACCATCGAACTGCTGCGCGCCCGCCGCGAAGAATGGCTGCGGTCCCAAGGCAGGCCGGACGAAAGATCCATTCCGTCATGA
- a CDS encoding acetate/propionate family kinase, whose amino-acid sequence MTEDFLSTKVKLFAGFDTVRLKELADGSGIEAFVPGERIAHAGDEVHFLGVVLEGEVLATIDDDSGPRELARFNPGDTFGEMALMSGENVLADLTAVSACKVMLIPLTLFRSHIMADAGAVQQISRTIGERFRLVMGDPAKAAAIARKEDMSALLELKGERPECVLVLNCGSSSLKWSIFDTARPQNDAHGQIERIGASGTRLVQHGPRCEVNRKLPLGGHPEAFAAMMEVLLDRGFGVISELSSITVVGHRVVHGGERFTGPTIIDGHVLEELDKLATLAPLHNPVNVAGIREALRLFPAVPQVAVFDTAFHATLPAHAFLYGLPSRYYETESIRRYGFHGSSHGHVVLAAAHFLKKHPRELKIVSCHLGSGASLCAIDHGRSVDTTMGFTPAEGLVMGTRCGDIDSGVLLHLQRGGLDAAQLDRLLNKESGLLGLSGISGDMREIEAAADLGDARALIAFKVFCYRVRKGIGALVAALGGIDVLVFTAGIGQGSAGVRGAAVQGLQCMGIHLDETRNRAATGKEVDRISTDSSAVQILVLPTDEERMIARESLKGLSRDYLVRASEACRTEPIPIEVSAHHIHLSKEHVEALFGPGHELTKHADLSQPGQYACKEQLAIVGPKGRIERVRVLGPARKTTQVEIAMTEQFKIGIQPPIRESGDIEGTPGCILEGPAGSVELDKGVICALRHIHMTPADALRYGVNDKASVRVRVDGDREMVFGDVRVRVDPKFALAMHIDTDEANAANLGNGARGFIDGIQREA is encoded by the coding sequence ATGACCGAAGATTTTCTCAGTACAAAGGTGAAGCTCTTCGCGGGCTTTGACACGGTACGGCTCAAGGAACTTGCCGATGGATCGGGTATCGAAGCTTTTGTCCCCGGTGAGAGGATCGCTCATGCCGGAGATGAAGTGCATTTTCTTGGGGTCGTTCTGGAAGGGGAAGTGCTTGCGACGATTGACGATGATTCAGGGCCCCGCGAGCTCGCTCGTTTTAATCCCGGGGACACCTTCGGTGAGATGGCTCTCATGAGCGGCGAGAATGTTCTCGCGGACCTGACGGCGGTTTCAGCCTGCAAGGTGATGCTCATCCCGCTGACGCTCTTCCGTTCCCACATCATGGCGGATGCTGGAGCGGTCCAGCAAATTTCCAGGACGATCGGGGAGAGGTTCCGACTGGTGATGGGGGATCCTGCCAAGGCGGCCGCCATTGCCCGAAAGGAGGATATGAGTGCTTTGCTCGAGCTAAAAGGTGAGCGCCCTGAATGCGTGCTCGTTCTCAATTGCGGCTCTTCCTCCCTGAAGTGGAGTATCTTCGATACCGCGCGCCCACAGAATGATGCGCATGGGCAGATCGAGAGGATCGGAGCGAGTGGCACGCGTCTGGTCCAGCATGGACCCCGCTGCGAAGTGAACCGGAAGCTCCCCCTAGGAGGTCATCCAGAGGCCTTTGCCGCGATGATGGAAGTGTTGCTGGATCGGGGCTTCGGAGTCATTTCCGAACTCTCTTCGATCACGGTGGTCGGTCACCGGGTGGTCCATGGCGGAGAGCGTTTCACGGGTCCAACGATCATTGATGGCCATGTGTTGGAAGAGCTCGATAAGCTTGCAACGCTGGCACCTTTGCACAATCCGGTCAACGTTGCCGGCATCCGCGAGGCCCTCCGTTTGTTTCCCGCGGTGCCTCAAGTGGCCGTCTTCGATACTGCCTTTCACGCGACCCTTCCAGCCCACGCTTTTCTCTACGGCCTCCCATCACGCTACTACGAGACCGAGTCTATCCGGCGTTATGGCTTTCATGGATCCTCGCACGGGCATGTGGTACTCGCCGCCGCCCACTTTCTTAAGAAACATCCGAGGGAGCTGAAGATCGTGAGCTGCCATTTGGGTAGCGGTGCTTCCTTGTGCGCCATTGACCATGGGCGCTCGGTAGATACCACGATGGGTTTCACCCCTGCGGAAGGTCTGGTGATGGGGACCCGTTGTGGGGATATCGATTCCGGAGTGCTTCTCCATCTGCAACGCGGTGGATTGGATGCGGCCCAGCTGGACAGGCTTCTCAACAAGGAAAGCGGCTTGCTCGGCCTTTCTGGAATCTCGGGCGACATGCGTGAGATCGAGGCCGCGGCCGATCTCGGAGATGCACGTGCCCTGATTGCTTTCAAAGTCTTTTGCTATCGGGTCCGCAAAGGAATCGGAGCGCTTGTCGCTGCGTTGGGCGGGATTGATGTTTTGGTTTTCACTGCCGGTATCGGGCAAGGAAGTGCCGGAGTGCGTGGTGCAGCGGTGCAAGGATTGCAGTGCATGGGAATCCATCTGGATGAGACGCGCAACCGAGCTGCCACTGGCAAGGAGGTTGACCGGATCTCCACGGATTCCTCTGCAGTTCAGATCCTTGTCTTGCCGACCGACGAGGAACGCATGATCGCGCGCGAGAGCTTGAAGGGGCTGAGCCGCGATTATCTCGTCCGCGCCAGCGAGGCATGCCGGACAGAGCCGATTCCGATCGAGGTTTCCGCTCACCATATCCATTTGTCTAAGGAGCACGTGGAAGCCCTCTTCGGCCCTGGCCACGAGCTGACGAAACATGCCGATCTCTCTCAACCCGGACAGTATGCCTGCAAGGAGCAACTCGCCATCGTCGGGCCCAAAGGCCGGATCGAACGGGTCCGGGTGCTAGGCCCGGCGCGGAAGACTACTCAAGTGGAAATTGCCATGACGGAGCAATTCAAGATCGGCATCCAGCCTCCGATCCGCGAGTCCGGGGACATCGAAGGTACACCCGGCTGCATCTTGGAGGGCCCGGCGGGTAGCGTGGAGCTCGACAAAGGCGTGATCTGTGCCCTCCGTCACATCCATATGACCCCCGCGGATGCCCTGCGTTACGGGGTGAACGACAAGGCGTCGGTACGAGTTCGCGTGGATGGGGACCGGGAGATGGTCTTCGGCGATGTGAGGGTTCGCGTCGACCCGAAATTCGCTCTCGCGATGCACATCGACACGGACGAGGCAAACGCCGCCAACTTGGGAAATGGCGCGCGCGGATTCATTGATGGAATTCAGAGGGAAGCGTGA
- a CDS encoding glycogen/starch/alpha-glucan phosphorylase — protein MNAISPSNTIRTGTSAENLRQAFLDNLVCALGRLPNYASAHDHYLALALTVRDHVVARAVQSFEQGVVKMMRRVAYLSAEFLPGPHLANHLLNLGIAEATREALGGIGIDLDRVLAEEEEPGLGNGGLGRLASCYLDSLATVEVQSIGYGIRYEFGIFDQVIRDGWQVEGTDKWLSGGNPWEIHRLGIAKQVKFGGHTETWTDDQGRTRVRWVPSIVIKGEAYDTPITGYGSGTCSLMRLWKSEAVESFDFEAFNHGDYDRAVEQKVDSENLSKVLYPNDELHRGKELRLKQQFFFTSCALQDMLRLVAMSGGKVAAFDESWAVQLNDTHPAIGVAELMRLLVDEHALEWDDAWAITQKTFSYTNHTLLPEALEKWPVELFGSVLPRHLEIIYGINHRFLDEVRTAFPDDDARLARLSLIDEHGARYVRMANLACVGSHKINGVAALHSELLKKTVLADFAALWPEKFDNVTNGVTPRRFVALANPGLAGLLERELGAGWPGDLSCLGRLEPLAADPGFRREWREVRLANKRRLAALIQERTGIVVTPDSLFDVQVKRIHEYKRQHLNLLHVLSLYLSIKRDPDAGVVPRTFIFGGKAAPGYFLAKRIIRLVTATGELVNQDPDVAGRLKVVFFPDFNVKNAQHIYPAADLSEQISLAGMEASGTGNMKMSLNGALTIGTLDGANVEIRDAVGAENFFLFGLTASEVSALKAGGYQPQTYYESDSLLRETIDFIASGALGGDPDLFRPVVDNLLHGDPYLLLADFRAYLDAQQRVGELWGDSDAWTSSSILNVARMGRFSSDRSIREYCERIWNVNAKPSQT, from the coding sequence ATGAACGCGATTTCTCCCTCCAACACGATCCGGACCGGCACCAGCGCGGAGAATCTTCGACAAGCCTTCCTGGATAATCTCGTCTGCGCGCTGGGCCGCCTGCCGAACTATGCCAGTGCGCACGATCACTACCTTGCTCTGGCGTTGACCGTGCGGGACCACGTCGTGGCGCGCGCAGTTCAGAGCTTTGAGCAGGGTGTCGTGAAGATGATGCGCCGGGTCGCCTATCTATCCGCCGAATTCTTGCCCGGTCCGCACTTGGCAAATCACCTGCTCAATCTAGGGATCGCCGAGGCGACGCGGGAGGCACTTGGCGGGATTGGAATCGACCTCGACAGGGTGCTCGCCGAAGAAGAAGAGCCCGGCCTTGGCAATGGAGGACTCGGGCGTCTTGCCTCATGCTATCTGGATTCCCTGGCCACCGTGGAGGTGCAGTCGATCGGCTACGGAATCCGCTATGAGTTCGGGATCTTTGACCAGGTGATTCGTGATGGATGGCAGGTCGAAGGGACCGATAAATGGTTGAGCGGCGGGAATCCATGGGAGATCCATCGTCTTGGGATTGCCAAGCAGGTGAAGTTCGGCGGGCATACGGAGACTTGGACGGATGATCAGGGGCGAACCCGGGTGCGGTGGGTTCCTTCCATTGTGATCAAGGGCGAGGCCTATGACACGCCGATCACCGGCTATGGCTCCGGCACCTGCTCGTTGATGCGGCTTTGGAAGTCCGAAGCTGTCGAGTCTTTCGACTTTGAGGCCTTCAATCACGGTGACTACGACCGTGCTGTCGAACAGAAGGTCGATTCCGAGAACCTTAGCAAGGTGCTCTATCCGAATGACGAGCTTCATCGAGGAAAAGAACTCCGGCTCAAGCAGCAGTTCTTTTTCACCAGTTGTGCCCTGCAAGACATGCTGCGCCTAGTGGCGATGTCTGGTGGGAAGGTGGCAGCGTTTGACGAAAGTTGGGCAGTTCAGCTCAATGACACGCATCCCGCGATCGGGGTGGCCGAGCTGATGCGTCTTCTGGTGGATGAGCATGCTCTTGAGTGGGACGATGCTTGGGCGATCACCCAGAAGACCTTTTCTTACACCAATCATACTCTATTGCCGGAGGCCTTGGAGAAGTGGCCGGTCGAGCTCTTCGGCAGCGTGCTCCCTCGTCATCTGGAGATCATCTACGGGATCAATCACCGCTTCCTCGATGAGGTCCGTACGGCCTTTCCTGATGACGATGCTCGCTTGGCGAGGCTGTCGCTCATCGATGAACACGGAGCACGATATGTGCGCATGGCCAATCTCGCCTGCGTGGGAAGCCACAAGATCAATGGGGTGGCCGCGCTGCATTCGGAGCTCCTCAAGAAGACCGTGCTCGCTGACTTTGCCGCGCTATGGCCGGAGAAATTTGACAATGTTACCAATGGCGTGACGCCACGCCGCTTCGTTGCCTTGGCCAATCCGGGGCTGGCGGGACTGCTCGAGCGTGAACTCGGTGCCGGGTGGCCTGGCGATCTTTCTTGTCTGGGGCGGCTTGAGCCCCTTGCCGCCGATCCCGGATTCCGGCGGGAATGGAGGGAGGTAAGGCTCGCTAACAAGCGGAGGCTCGCGGCCTTGATCCAGGAGCGGACGGGTATCGTGGTTACCCCCGACTCGCTCTTCGATGTGCAGGTGAAGCGCATCCATGAATACAAGCGCCAACATCTCAATTTGCTTCACGTTCTCTCGCTTTATCTCTCGATCAAGCGGGATCCTGATGCTGGGGTCGTGCCCCGAACCTTCATCTTCGGAGGAAAAGCGGCACCAGGCTATTTCCTCGCGAAACGCATCATCCGCCTCGTTACGGCGACCGGAGAACTCGTGAATCAAGATCCCGACGTGGCGGGGCGGCTCAAGGTGGTCTTCTTCCCGGATTTCAACGTGAAGAATGCCCAGCACATCTATCCGGCAGCCGATCTCTCCGAGCAGATTTCCCTTGCAGGGATGGAGGCCTCCGGAACGGGCAACATGAAGATGTCGCTCAATGGAGCTCTCACGATCGGCACCCTGGATGGAGCCAACGTGGAGATCCGCGATGCCGTGGGCGCGGAGAATTTCTTCCTCTTCGGTTTGACCGCCTCGGAGGTATCGGCTCTCAAGGCAGGAGGATACCAGCCGCAAACTTACTACGAGTCTGATTCGTTGCTAAGGGAAACGATTGATTTCATTGCGAGCGGTGCCCTTGGCGGCGATCCGGATCTCTTCCGTCCAGTGGTGGACAATCTCCTCCACGGCGACCCCTACCTCTTGCTCGCGGACTTCCGTGCCTATCTGGATGCCCAGCAGCGTGTTGGTGAGCTGTGGGGTGACTCCGATGCTTGGACCTCTAGCTCGATTCTCAACGTGGCGCGGATGGGTCGCTTCTCCTCGGACCGTTCCATCCGTGAATATTGCGAACGCATCTGGAACGTGAACGCAAAACCTTCCCAAACATGA